Proteins from a genomic interval of Danio rerio strain Tuebingen ecotype United States chromosome 4, GRCz12tu, whole genome shotgun sequence:
- the LOC561361 gene encoding uncharacterized protein isoform X1: MSDPEPCKIKNEESEQQIDLIGENEWSKEEEHHVKIEEKTHLQTDGILERRDTNCFTCTQRGKSSGRKGDHKIRMRTHIGERPFTCTQCGKSFRQLSQHNLHVRIHTGEKPYPCTHCGKSFRSSSQLKRHVRIHTGEKPYPCTQCGKSFISSSQLNQHMRIHTGEKPYPCTQCGKSFISSSQLNQHMRIHTGEKPYTCTQCGKSFRQLSQLNGHMRIHTGEKPYTCAQCGKSYTVLSNLKNHIKIHTEEQPFTCTQCGNSFNCLSYLKRHMRIHSGQKPFTCTQCGKSFRQLSHLNNHTRLHTGEKPFTCTQCGKSFRCSTQLNVHMRIHTGEKPYTCPLCGKSYTVLSNLKYHMKIHPKEKPFTCTQCGNSFNCLSYLNRHMRIHTGQKPFTCTQCGKSFIRSSNLHKHMRIHTGEKPYTCTQCGNSFSQSTHLNQHMRIHTGEKPFTCTQCGKSFSQSSNLNKHMMIHTGEKPFTCTQCGKSFICSSNLNKHMRIHTGEKSFACT; this comes from the exons atgagtgatccagaaccatgcaaaattaaaaatgaggagtCTGAACAACAAATAG acctaattggaGAGAATGAgtggagtaaagaggaggaacatcatgtcaaaattgaagaaaaaactcatttacagactgatggtattttggaAAGGAGAGACACGaattgtttcacctgcactcagcgTGGAAAAAGTTCTGGAAGAAAAGGCGATCATAAGATTCGCATGAGGACCCACATTGgagagagaccattcacatgcactcagtgtgggaagagtttcagacaatTATCACAACATAATCTACAtgtgaggatccacactggagagaaaccatacccatgcactcattgtgggaagagtttcagatcaTCATCACAACTTAAACGACAtgtgaggatccacactggagagaaaccatacccatgcactcagtgtgggaagagtttcatatCATCATCACaacttaatcaacacatgaggatccacactggagagaaaccatacccatgcactcagtgtgggaagagtttcatatCATCATCACaacttaatcaacacatgaggatccacactggagagaaaccatacacatgcactcagtgtgggaagagtttcagacaatTATCACAACTTAATGGAcatatgaggatccacactggagagaaaccatacacatgcgctcagtgtgggaagagttacaCCGTATTATCAAACCTTAAAAACCACATAAAGATTCACACTGAAGAgcaaccattcacatgcactcagtgtggtaaTAGTTTTAACTGCTTATCATACCTTAaacgacacatgaggatccacagtggacagaaaccattcacatgcactcagtgtgggaagagtttcagacaatTATCACACCTTAATAACCACACGAGgctccacactggagagaaaccattcacatgcactcagtgtgggaagagtttcagatgCTCAACACAACTTAATGTAcatatgaggatccacactggagagaaaccatacacatgccctctgtgtgggaagagttaCACCGTATTATCAAACCTTAAATACCACATGAAGATTCATCCtaaagagaaaccattcacatgcactcagtgtggtaaTAGTTTTAACTGCTTATCataccttaatcgacacatgaggatccacactggacagaaaccatttacttgcactcagtgtgggaagagtttcatccgcTCATCAAACCTtcataaacacatgaggatccacactggagagaaaccatacacatgcactcagtgtgggaacagtttcagccaatcaacacaccttaatcaacacatgaggatccacactggagagaaaccattcacgtgcactcagtgtgggaagagtttcagccaatcatcaaaccttaataaacacatgatgatccacactggagagaaaccatttacttgcactcagtgtgggaagagtttcatctgctcatcaaaccttaataaacacatgaggatccacactggagagaaatcaTTCGCTTGCACTTAA
- the LOC561361 gene encoding uncharacterized protein isoform X2, which produces MRTHIGERPFTCTQCGKSFRQLSQHNLHVRIHTGEKPYPCTHCGKSFRSSSQLKRHVRIHTGEKPYPCTQCGKSFISSSQLNQHMRIHTGEKPYPCTQCGKSFISSSQLNQHMRIHTGEKPYTCTQCGKSFRQLSQLNGHMRIHTGEKPYTCAQCGKSYTVLSNLKNHIKIHTEEQPFTCTQCGNSFNCLSYLKRHMRIHSGQKPFTCTQCGKSFRQLSHLNNHTRLHTGEKPFTCTQCGKSFRCSTQLNVHMRIHTGEKPYTCPLCGKSYTVLSNLKYHMKIHPKEKPFTCTQCGNSFNCLSYLNRHMRIHTGQKPFTCTQCGKSFIRSSNLHKHMRIHTGEKPYTCTQCGNSFSQSTHLNQHMRIHTGEKPFTCTQCGKSFSQSSNLNKHMMIHTGEKPFTCTQCGKSFICSSNLNKHMRIHTGEKSFACT; this is translated from the coding sequence ATGAGGACCCACATTGgagagagaccattcacatgcactcagtgtgggaagagtttcagacaatTATCACAACATAATCTACAtgtgaggatccacactggagagaaaccatacccatgcactcattgtgggaagagtttcagatcaTCATCACAACTTAAACGACAtgtgaggatccacactggagagaaaccatacccatgcactcagtgtgggaagagtttcatatCATCATCACaacttaatcaacacatgaggatccacactggagagaaaccatacccatgcactcagtgtgggaagagtttcatatCATCATCACaacttaatcaacacatgaggatccacactggagagaaaccatacacatgcactcagtgtgggaagagtttcagacaatTATCACAACTTAATGGAcatatgaggatccacactggagagaaaccatacacatgcgctcagtgtgggaagagttacaCCGTATTATCAAACCTTAAAAACCACATAAAGATTCACACTGAAGAgcaaccattcacatgcactcagtgtggtaaTAGTTTTAACTGCTTATCATACCTTAaacgacacatgaggatccacagtggacagaaaccattcacatgcactcagtgtgggaagagtttcagacaatTATCACACCTTAATAACCACACGAGgctccacactggagagaaaccattcacatgcactcagtgtgggaagagtttcagatgCTCAACACAACTTAATGTAcatatgaggatccacactggagagaaaccatacacatgccctctgtgtgggaagagttaCACCGTATTATCAAACCTTAAATACCACATGAAGATTCATCCtaaagagaaaccattcacatgcactcagtgtggtaaTAGTTTTAACTGCTTATCataccttaatcgacacatgaggatccacactggacagaaaccatttacttgcactcagtgtgggaagagtttcatccgcTCATCAAACCTtcataaacacatgaggatccacactggagagaaaccatacacatgcactcagtgtgggaacagtttcagccaatcaacacaccttaatcaacacatgaggatccacactggagagaaaccattcacgtgcactcagtgtgggaagagtttcagccaatcatcaaaccttaataaacacatgatgatccacactggagagaaaccatttacttgcactcagtgtgggaagagtttcatctgctcatcaaaccttaataaacacatgaggatccacactggagagaaatcaTTCGCTTGCACTTAA
- the LOC110438911 gene encoding uncharacterized protein: MQLSSTPIKGSIFRPSKRPRLLLEEEDDNNDDEDEESDLHVEPHDSTYNPESVVTEDSQSVLDPESNYMDNKYIVFESCLIDLFGSCPVCKTKCAIQKRQMGTFIAFTQLCDKCNYLRQWQSQPIVGSTPVGNLMLSAATDFTGGSFIQLQRVFKAMNLQTIQYSAFRNHARNFLEPAIIHKWNLEQQNIFTQLKKEGAVALAGDMRADTPGHSAKFGSYTLMDNETNKIVDLQLIQSNEVGGSYHMEKEGLKRCLDKLDANGLAVDYIVTDRHPQIQKYLRERGITQFYDVWHFEKGLSKKLEKLSKRKECEVLKRWLKSIKNHVYWSATSSVSGPEKVAKLTSLLNHIQNIHVHNNPLFPKCEHPDVLSRDRKKWFQPGSQALYKVEKVLNNKRVVKDVAKLSHHYQTSSLEAFHSVILRFTPKNVVFPFIGMLCRLYLAAMHQNENCQREQAITTTGQAVYKFVFPKTKRGECTAKPVKTEPTYGPHGPCAR; encoded by the exons ATGCAGCTCTCTTCAACACCAATTAAGGGTTCAATCTTTAGGCCAAGCAAGCGACCTCGTCTTTTGTTGGAGGAGGAGGATGACAACAATGATGATGAGGACGAAGAGTCTGATTTGCATGTAGAACCACATGACTCCACTTATAATCCGGAATCTGTTGTCACGGAAGATTCACAGTCAGT GTTAGATCCAGAATCAAACTACATGGACAACAAATACATTGTATTTGAAAGCTGCCTTATAGACTTGTTTGGTTCCTGTCCCGTCTGTAAGACAAAGTGTGCCATCCAAAAAAGACAAATGGGGACTTTTATTGCATTCACACAGCTGTGTGACAAGTGTAACTACCTACGACAGTGGCAGAGCCAGCCCATAGTAGGTAGTACTCCAGTCGGAAACCTGATGTTGTCTGCTGCTACAGATTTCACTGGTGGATCATTCATTCAACTACAGAGG GTTTTCAAGGCCATGAATCTTCAAACGATTCAGTACTCTGCTTTCAGGAACCATGCCAGAAATTTTTTAGAACCTGCCATCATACACAAGTGGAATCTAgagcaacaaaatatttttacacagctAAAAAAAGAGGGAGCGGTTGCATTAGCAGGAGATATGAGAGCTGACACACCAG gaCATTCAGCAAAATTTGGCAGCTACACATTGATGGACAATGAAACCAACAAAATTGTCGATCTTCAACTAATTCAG AGCAACGAAGTCGGTGGAAGTTATCACATGGAAAAAGAGGGATTAAAACGTTGTCTTGATAAGCTGGATGCTAATGGTTTAGCTGTTGACTACATAGTCACCGATcgccatcctcaaattcaaaagTACCTGAGAGAGCGTGGCATCACCCAGTTCTATGATGTGTGGCACTTTGAAAAAG GTTTGTCCAAGAAGCTTGAGAAGCTTTCAAAAAGGAAAGAATGTGAGGTGCTGAAGAGATGGTTGAAAAGTATAAAGAACCATGTGTACTGGAGTGCGACTTCCTCCGTGTCTGGCCCGGAAAAGGTTGCCAAATTAACATCCTTACTGAACCACATACAAAATATACATGTTCACAATAACCCGCTGTTTCCAAAGTGTGAACACCCTGATGTACTTTCAAGAGATCGCAAAAAATGGTTCCAACCAG GTTCACAGGCCCTCTATAAAGTAGAAAAGGTTTTGAACAACAAGAGAGTTGTCAAGGATGTTGCAAAACTCAGCCACCACTATCAAACATCCTCACTTGAGGCATTTCATAGTGTGATTCTGCGTTTCACACCAAAGAAtgttgtttttccttttattgGAATGCTGTGCAG GTTATATCTCGCAGCTATGCACCAGAATGAAAATTGTCAACGTGAACAGGCAATAACTACTACTGGACAGGCTGTGTACAAATTTGTATTTCCAAAAACGAAAAGGGGGGAATGCACAGCAAAACCAGTGAAAACAGAGCCAACATATG GACCTCATGGTCCTTGTGCTAGATGA